One genomic region from Armatimonadota bacterium encodes:
- a CDS encoding PilT/PilU family type 4a pilus ATPase: MTAPDLHDLLRQMAAHDASDLYLKVGRPPILRVAGGLRPVEAPPLDAAAVTALTAPVMEERHRREFEEARRADIAYSAPGLGRFRVNVYVQRGTPAAVIRRVRSRIPSFEELRLPPAVAELALAPRGLVLVTGQTGSGKSTTLAAMVDYRNRQRPGHIVTVEDPIEFLHEDHRSLVSQREVGTDCPSFSQALRDALRQAPDVILIGEIRDEETAAAAVYFAETGHLVLSTLHASNAGQTLERLLHFFPPERHAGLALQLSLTLNGVLAQRLLPRADGQGRVVAVEVLLATPRVRELLRRGDLPGIRTAMQSPAGVAEGLQTFDHALYELIQAGLVDAETGLRAADSPNDLRLRLKGLR, translated from the coding sequence GTGACGGCGCCGGACCTCCACGACCTGCTGAGGCAGATGGCGGCGCACGACGCCTCCGACCTCTACCTGAAGGTGGGACGCCCGCCGATCCTGCGCGTCGCCGGCGGGCTGCGGCCGGTGGAGGCGCCGCCGCTCGACGCCGCGGCGGTGACGGCGCTGACCGCCCCGGTGATGGAGGAGCGCCACCGCCGGGAGTTCGAGGAGGCCCGGCGCGCCGACATCGCCTACAGCGCCCCGGGGCTGGGGCGCTTCCGCGTGAACGTCTACGTCCAGCGGGGCACGCCGGCGGCGGTGATCCGGCGCGTGCGCAGCCGCATCCCCTCCTTCGAGGAGCTGCGCCTGCCCCCCGCGGTGGCGGAGCTGGCGCTGGCGCCGCGGGGGCTCGTGCTCGTCACCGGCCAGACCGGCTCGGGGAAGTCCACCACGCTCGCGGCCATGGTGGACTACCGGAACCGGCAGCGGCCCGGGCACATCGTCACGGTGGAGGACCCCATCGAGTTCCTCCACGAGGACCACCGGAGCCTGGTGAGCCAGCGCGAAGTGGGCACGGACTGCCCCTCCTTCAGCCAGGCCCTGCGCGACGCCCTGCGCCAGGCCCCTGACGTCATCCTCATCGGCGAGATCCGCGACGAGGAGACGGCCGCCGCCGCCGTCTACTTCGCCGAGACCGGCCACCTGGTGCTCTCCACCCTCCACGCCAGCAACGCCGGGCAGACGCTGGAGCGGCTGCTGCACTTCTTCCCGCCGGAGCGGCACGCCGGGCTGGCCCTGCAGCTCTCCCTCACGCTGAACGGGGTGCTGGCCCAGCGCCTGCTGCCCCGCGCCGACGGGCAGGGGCGCGTGGTGGCGGTGGAGGTGCTGCTGGCCACCCCGCGGGTGCGGGAGCTGCTGCGCCGGGGCGACCTGCCCGGCATCCGCACCGCGATGCAGTCGCCCGCCGGCGTGGCGGAGGGGCTGCAGACCTTCGACCACGCCCTCTACGAGCTGATCCAGGCCGGGCTCGTCGACGCCGAGACCGGGCTGCGCGCCGCGGACAGCCCCAACGACCTGCGCCTGCGGCTGAAGGGCCTGCGCTGA
- the selD gene encoding selenide, water dikinase SelD, whose amino-acid sequence MDDQRERIRLTATVACAGUASKLSPADLAQVLRHLPQPSDPRLLVGFEHGDDAAVYRLTDELALVQTVDVFTPVVDEPYHYGAIAVANALSDVYAKGARPLLGLNIVGWPRGKLPLTVLGEILQGGAAKAQEAGVLIVGGHTVDDPEPKYGLAVTGVVHPDRVVTNAGGRPGDVLVLTKPIGIGAITTGIKQGKASVEAAEAAIRLMGVLNRGAAEAMLEVGVHACTDVTGFGLLGHLHELALASGVAAVVEAGRVPVLPGAADLVRAGAVAGGTARNLEFLADWVQFDEAIPEEVRILLADAQTSGGLLMAVPPERVDRLEAALQHRGVPAAARIGTLVEGPPGHLSVSP is encoded by the coding sequence ATGGACGACCAGCGTGAGCGCATCCGCCTCACGGCCACGGTCGCCTGCGCGGGGTGAGCGTCGAAGCTCAGCCCGGCCGACCTGGCGCAGGTCCTGCGCCACCTCCCACAACCCAGTGACCCCCGCCTGCTGGTGGGGTTCGAACACGGCGACGACGCCGCCGTCTACCGCCTGACCGACGAGCTGGCGCTCGTGCAGACGGTGGATGTCTTCACGCCGGTGGTGGACGAGCCCTACCACTACGGGGCCATCGCCGTGGCCAACGCCCTCTCCGACGTCTACGCCAAGGGGGCCCGGCCGCTGCTCGGGCTCAACATCGTCGGGTGGCCGCGCGGGAAGCTCCCGCTGACCGTGCTCGGCGAGATCCTGCAAGGCGGCGCGGCCAAAGCCCAGGAGGCCGGCGTCCTCATCGTGGGCGGCCATACCGTCGACGACCCCGAGCCGAAGTACGGGCTGGCGGTCACCGGCGTGGTCCACCCGGACCGGGTGGTGACGAACGCCGGGGGGCGGCCGGGCGACGTGCTGGTGCTCACCAAGCCCATCGGCATCGGCGCCATCACCACGGGGATCAAGCAGGGGAAGGCGTCGGTGGAGGCGGCGGAGGCGGCGATCCGGCTGATGGGGGTGCTGAACCGCGGGGCCGCCGAGGCCATGCTGGAGGTGGGCGTACACGCCTGCACCGACGTCACCGGGTTCGGGCTGCTCGGCCACCTCCACGAGCTGGCGCTGGCCAGCGGGGTGGCGGCGGTGGTGGAGGCGGGACGGGTGCCGGTCCTGCCCGGGGCGGCCGACCTGGTGCGGGCCGGGGCGGTGGCCGGGGGGACGGCGCGGAACCTGGAGTTCCTGGCGGACTGGGTGCAGTTCGACGAGGCCATCCCCGAGGAGGTGCGCATCCTCCTGGCCGACGCCCAGACCTCCGGGGGCCTGCTGATGGCCGTCCCTCCCGAGCGAGTGGACCGGCTGGAGGCGGCGCTGCAGCATCGAGGGGTGCCTGCGGCGGCCCGCATCGGCACGCTCGTGGAGGGGCCTCCCGGGCACCTGTCGGTCTCCCCGTGA
- the gspE gene encoding type II secretion system ATPase GspE codes for MAGSDGGSRPGQGLSVLEGERGWRRVASLGDALLAAGLLTPEQLVEAARRQQETSQHLARVILEMEVEPRREVAAAVAAHLGVEFATLSDRPPDAQLLALVPEHLARRYQAVPLEVAGGTLRLGMVDPLDVVALDDLRKVTGLDTVPVLITPEDFRLALGRYPALDRAVGDVLEEVRRDEPEGEAAVGHLRAVAEEAPIVRLAHSILVQAVRQRASDIHVEPQEREVVVRFRVDGTLHKVMAVPMQAHAALVSRLKIMANLDIAERRVPQDGRIEMALDGRAVDLRVSTVPSMWGESVVMRILDKGNAMVPIERLGFRPEARARFERLIAKPCGLILVTGPTGSGKTTTLYAALNRLNRPDVKILTIEDPVEYQLPGIVQVQVNPRAGLTFARGLRAFLRQDPDIIMLGEVRDEETARIAVQASLTGHLVLSTLHTNDAPSAVTRLADMGIEPFLVGASVLGVVAQRLVRALCVECREPYAPTPEVLARLGLEPAEAPVVYRPRGCPRCGGLGYRGRLGLYEVMTVDDALRDLIVRGAGAAALREAALAAGMRTLREEGLARALDGTTSLEEVLRVVLVD; via the coding sequence ATGGCGGGATCCGACGGAGGCAGCCGGCCCGGGCAGGGCCTCTCGGTCCTGGAGGGCGAGCGCGGGTGGCGCCGGGTCGCGTCCCTGGGCGACGCGCTCCTCGCCGCCGGCCTCCTGACTCCGGAGCAGCTCGTCGAGGCGGCCCGCCGCCAGCAGGAGACCTCGCAGCACCTCGCCCGCGTCATCCTGGAGATGGAGGTGGAGCCGCGCCGCGAGGTGGCCGCGGCCGTGGCGGCGCACCTGGGCGTGGAGTTCGCGACCCTCTCCGACCGGCCGCCGGACGCCCAGCTCCTCGCCCTCGTCCCCGAGCACCTGGCCCGCCGCTACCAGGCTGTCCCGCTGGAGGTCGCCGGCGGGACCCTCCGCCTGGGGATGGTCGACCCCCTCGACGTCGTCGCCCTGGACGACCTGCGCAAGGTGACCGGCCTTGACACCGTCCCCGTCCTCATCACCCCGGAGGACTTCCGCCTGGCCCTGGGACGCTACCCGGCGCTCGACCGGGCCGTGGGCGACGTGCTCGAGGAGGTGCGCCGCGACGAGCCCGAGGGCGAAGCGGCGGTCGGCCACCTGCGGGCGGTGGCCGAAGAGGCGCCCATCGTCCGGCTGGCCCACAGCATCCTGGTGCAGGCCGTCCGGCAGCGGGCCAGCGACATCCACGTCGAGCCGCAGGAGCGGGAGGTGGTGGTGCGCTTCCGGGTGGACGGCACCCTCCACAAGGTCATGGCGGTGCCCATGCAGGCCCACGCCGCGCTGGTCTCCCGCCTGAAGATCATGGCCAACCTGGACATCGCCGAGCGGCGCGTGCCCCAGGACGGGCGCATCGAGATGGCGCTCGACGGGCGCGCGGTGGACCTGCGCGTCTCCACGGTCCCCAGCATGTGGGGCGAGAGCGTGGTCATGCGCATCCTGGACAAGGGCAACGCCATGGTGCCCATTGAGCGCCTGGGCTTCCGCCCGGAGGCCCGGGCCCGCTTCGAGCGGCTCATCGCCAAGCCCTGCGGGCTGATCCTCGTCACCGGCCCCACCGGCAGCGGCAAGACCACCACGCTGTACGCCGCCCTCAACCGCCTGAACCGGCCCGACGTGAAGATCCTCACCATCGAGGACCCGGTGGAGTACCAGCTCCCCGGCATCGTGCAGGTGCAGGTGAACCCGCGGGCCGGCCTCACCTTCGCCCGCGGCCTGCGCGCCTTCCTGCGGCAGGACCCGGACATCATCATGCTGGGGGAGGTCCGCGACGAGGAGACGGCGCGCATCGCCGTGCAGGCCTCGCTCACCGGCCACCTGGTCCTGAGCACGCTCCACACCAACGACGCCCCCAGCGCCGTGACGCGCCTGGCGGACATGGGGATCGAGCCCTTCCTGGTGGGCGCCTCGGTGCTGGGGGTGGTGGCGCAGCGCCTGGTGCGGGCGCTGTGCGTGGAGTGCCGCGAGCCGTACGCGCCGACGCCGGAGGTGCTGGCCCGCCTGGGTCTTGAGCCGGCGGAGGCTCCCGTCGTCTACCGTCCCCGGGGGTGCCCGCGCTGCGGGGGGTTGGGCTACCGGGGGCGCCTCGGGCTGTACGAGGTGATGACGGTGGACGACGCCCTGCGCGACCTGATCGTGCGCGGGGCGGGGGCCGCCGCCCTCCGGGAGGCCGCTCTGGCGGCGGGGATGCGCACCCTGCGCGAGGAGGGCCTGGCCCGGGCCCTGGACGGGACGACCTCGCTGGAGGAGGTCCTGCGCGTCGTCCTCGTCGACTGA
- a CDS encoding CPBP family intramembrane glutamic endopeptidase translates to WIAIELAVRLVLFVAVGTGLMELGWIPRTAVLPPGIFTLQMVMTGLALVILGWYFGRRLRGYPLGYRWDRSAVLAGILGGVLLVPLLSFGTHHLDQTLTGQIEPEERVTVVAWVLQIVANGVLGPVVEEFFWRGYIQGELGLTRTALLFAAKHSVVDFSLARPTSLLTGSFALGWLRLRWGTAASTIAHLILNLTASIMTPRMPG, encoded by the coding sequence TGTGGATCGCCATCGAGCTGGCGGTGCGGCTGGTGCTATTCGTGGCGGTCGGCACCGGGCTCATGGAATTGGGATGGATTCCTCGCACCGCGGTTCTGCCCCCAGGGATCTTCACGCTGCAGATGGTGATGACCGGTCTCGCCCTTGTCATCCTGGGTTGGTACTTTGGCCGGCGCCTTCGCGGCTACCCGCTGGGGTACCGCTGGGACCGTTCCGCCGTCCTCGCCGGGATCCTCGGCGGCGTCCTCCTCGTCCCGCTCCTCAGCTTTGGCACGCACCATCTCGATCAGACCCTGACAGGGCAGATCGAGCCGGAGGAGCGGGTGACGGTCGTTGCCTGGGTCCTCCAGATCGTCGCCAATGGCGTGCTCGGCCCGGTGGTGGAGGAGTTCTTCTGGCGAGGGTACATTCAGGGCGAGCTGGGCTTGACGAGGACCGCGCTTCTGTTCGCGGCGAAACACAGCGTCGTCGACTTTTCGCTGGCCCGCCCGACCAGTCTGCTGACCGGGTCGTTCGCGCTAGGCTGGCTGCGGCTGCGCTGGGGCACCGCAGCCTCGACCATCGCTCACCTCATCCTGAACCTGACGGCCAGCATCATGACCCCGCGCATGCCAGGATGA
- a CDS encoding archease encodes MSHVPSFETIDHTADVGLVAYGRDLPELFANAARGMFHFIVDPATVAERETRPVRATAEDLEGLLVAWLAELLVLFNGDGFLPARFHVETVTPTSLEAQVAGEPVDPARHAFRLDVKAVTYHGLRVERQDGLWRARIIFDV; translated from the coding sequence GTGAGCCACGTCCCCTCGTTCGAGACCATCGACCACACCGCCGACGTGGGCCTGGTGGCCTACGGGCGGGACCTGCCGGAACTGTTCGCCAACGCCGCCCGGGGGATGTTCCACTTCATCGTCGACCCGGCCACCGTGGCCGAGCGCGAGACCCGACCGGTGCGCGCGACCGCCGAGGACCTGGAGGGGCTGCTCGTGGCCTGGCTGGCCGAACTGCTGGTCCTGTTCAACGGCGACGGCTTCCTCCCGGCACGCTTCCACGTCGAGACGGTCACCCCCACGTCCCTGGAGGCGCAGGTGGCCGGCGAACCGGTCGACCCGGCGCGCCACGCCTTCCGCCTGGACGTGAAGGCGGTGACCTACCACGGGCTGCGGGTGGAGCGGCAGGACGGCCTCTGGCGCGCCCGGATCATCTTCGACGTGTAG
- the serS gene encoding serine--tRNA ligase translates to MLDLRLIRRQPDLLRETLRRRGLDPALVDRVLALDERRRAVVQETEAARAAHKRLSAEVARLEGEAQAARLAEARALAERLRALEADLRAADEALETAVRALPNLLHATVPPGDAAANRVVRTWGAPPQFPFPPKDHVDLGTALGILDLERGAKVAGSRFYYLLGDGALLEMALVRYALDVLLRHGFLPVIPPVLVRPRVITGAWGGVAFDPQQTYLLPEDDLALIGTSEQSLAGLYMDETLEADRLPLRLAGISWCFRREAGSYGRDVRGLFRVHQFDKVEMFSYAHPERSWEEHEFLVRVEEEILQGLGIPYRVVLLAGGDTGAASAKTYDIEAWMPGRGGWGEVTSCSNTTDFQARRLGLRFREGRRSDYVHTLNGTAVATSRALIAVLENYQQADGSVAVPEVLRPYLDGRTVLRPVTPRRAMTPS, encoded by the coding sequence ATGCTCGACCTCAGGCTGATCCGGCGGCAGCCGGACCTCCTGCGCGAGACCCTGCGCCGGCGCGGGCTCGATCCGGCGCTGGTCGACCGGGTGCTGGCCCTGGACGAGCGCCGCCGGGCGGTCGTGCAGGAGACCGAGGCGGCGCGGGCCGCCCACAAGCGCCTCTCCGCCGAGGTGGCCCGCCTGGAGGGGGAGGCGCAGGCGGCGCGGCTGGCCGAGGCGCGCGCGCTGGCGGAGCGGCTGCGCGCGCTGGAGGCCGACCTGCGCGCCGCCGACGAGGCGCTGGAGACGGCGGTGCGGGCGCTGCCCAACCTGCTGCACGCGACCGTCCCCCCGGGCGATGCCGCGGCGAACCGCGTCGTCCGCACCTGGGGCGCACCGCCGCAGTTCCCCTTCCCGCCGAAGGACCACGTCGACCTGGGCACGGCGCTCGGCATCCTCGACCTGGAGCGCGGGGCCAAGGTGGCCGGCTCGCGCTTCTACTACCTGCTGGGCGACGGGGCGCTGTTGGAGATGGCCCTGGTGCGCTACGCCCTCGACGTCCTCCTGCGCCATGGCTTCCTGCCGGTGATCCCGCCGGTGCTGGTGCGGCCCCGCGTCATCACCGGCGCCTGGGGCGGCGTGGCCTTCGACCCGCAGCAGACCTACCTGCTGCCGGAGGACGACCTGGCGCTGATCGGCACCTCGGAGCAGAGCCTGGCCGGGCTCTACATGGACGAGACGCTCGAGGCCGACCGGCTGCCGCTGCGCCTCGCCGGCATCTCCTGGTGCTTCCGCCGCGAGGCCGGCTCCTACGGGCGCGACGTGCGCGGCCTCTTCCGCGTCCACCAGTTCGACAAGGTGGAGATGTTCTCGTACGCCCACCCCGAGCGCTCCTGGGAGGAGCACGAGTTCCTGGTGCGCGTCGAGGAGGAGATCCTGCAGGGGCTCGGCATCCCCTACCGGGTGGTCCTGCTGGCGGGCGGCGATACCGGCGCGGCCTCGGCCAAAACCTACGACATCGAGGCGTGGATGCCCGGCCGCGGCGGGTGGGGGGAGGTGACCTCCTGCAGCAACACCACCGACTTCCAGGCGCGGCGCCTGGGTCTGCGCTTCCGGGAGGGGCGGCGGAGCGACTACGTGCACACGCTGAACGGGACGGCCGTGGCCACGAGCCGCGCGCTCATCGCCGTGCTGGAGAACTACCAGCAGGCCGACGGCAGCGTGGCCGTCCCGGAGGTGCTCCGGCCCTACCTCGACGGGCGGACGGTGCTGCGCCCGGTCACGCCCCGGCGCGCGATGACCCCCTCCTGA
- a CDS encoding ribonuclease H-like YkuK family protein, protein MDFVSPTHGKLTFSQMFRHLVAFMEEEPDQRYHLIIGTDSLLGDETHFVTAIVVHRVGHGGRYFYRKLRNRKIESLRQRILFETALSLEAASLITAELARNGYSKLPVEIHLDVGEKGETKRIIREVVGMVTGSGYAAVTKPDAYGASKVADKHSK, encoded by the coding sequence ATGGACTTCGTCAGCCCGACGCACGGGAAGCTGACCTTCAGCCAGATGTTCCGGCACCTGGTGGCTTTCATGGAGGAGGAGCCGGACCAGCGCTACCACCTGATCATCGGCACCGACTCCCTGCTGGGGGACGAGACCCACTTCGTCACTGCCATCGTCGTGCACCGGGTGGGCCACGGGGGCCGGTACTTCTACCGGAAGCTGCGCAACCGCAAGATCGAGAGCCTGCGCCAGCGCATCCTCTTCGAGACGGCGCTGAGCCTGGAGGCGGCCAGCCTCATCACCGCGGAGCTGGCCCGCAACGGCTACTCCAAGCTCCCCGTGGAGATCCACCTGGACGTGGGGGAGAAGGGGGAGACGAAGCGGATCATCCGCGAGGTGGTAGGCATGGTGACGGGCTCGGGCTACGCCGCCGTCACCAAGCCGGACGCCTACGGGGCGAGCAAGGTCGCCGACAAGCACAGCAAGTAG
- a CDS encoding type IV pilus twitching motility protein PilT → MDIVDLLLLARERRASDLHLAPGMPPALRLQGRLVALEAPPLEPDETHRMLYDILTDEQKARFEATSDLDFAIELSRAGRFRVNAFVQRLGVAMVLRLIPSTVLTLDELGMPPVLKDLAMKERGLVLVTGPTGSGKSTTLAAMVDHMNTHRDDHIITIEDPIEFVHTPRRCRINQREVGVHTHSFSAALRSALREDPDIILVGEMRDLETIAQAITAAETGHLVLSTLHTNSAPQTISRIVDVFPPHQQEQVRAQLAEALLGVVAQTLVPALDGSGRVAALEVMVATPAIRNLIRENKTHQMLSAIQTGAREGMQSLDQALKALVKQRRIHLDEALKRAVDRDAFLHDRPAPLQPPSPSPIRR, encoded by the coding sequence GTGGACATAGTCGACCTGCTGCTCCTGGCCCGCGAGCGCCGCGCCTCGGACCTGCACCTGGCCCCCGGCATGCCCCCAGCCCTGCGGCTGCAGGGGCGGTTGGTCGCCCTGGAGGCGCCTCCGCTGGAACCCGACGAGACCCACCGGATGCTCTACGACATCCTCACCGACGAGCAGAAGGCCCGCTTCGAGGCCACCAGCGACCTGGACTTCGCCATCGAGCTGAGCCGCGCCGGCCGCTTCCGGGTGAACGCCTTCGTGCAACGGCTGGGGGTGGCCATGGTCCTGCGCCTCATCCCCTCCACCGTCCTGACCCTCGACGAGCTGGGGATGCCGCCGGTGCTCAAGGACCTGGCGATGAAGGAGCGGGGGCTCGTGCTGGTGACCGGCCCCACCGGGTCGGGGAAGTCGACCACGCTGGCGGCCATGGTCGACCACATGAACACGCACCGCGACGACCACATCATCACCATCGAGGACCCGATCGAGTTCGTGCACACGCCCCGCCGCTGCCGCATCAACCAGCGCGAGGTGGGGGTACACACTCACTCCTTCAGCGCGGCGCTGCGCAGCGCGCTGCGCGAGGACCCCGACATCATCCTGGTCGGGGAGATGCGCGACCTGGAGACCATCGCCCAGGCCATCACCGCGGCGGAGACCGGGCACCTGGTCCTCTCCACGCTGCACACCAACAGCGCCCCCCAGACCATCAGCCGGATCGTGGACGTCTTCCCGCCCCACCAGCAGGAGCAGGTGCGGGCGCAGCTGGCCGAAGCCCTGCTCGGGGTGGTGGCCCAGACGCTGGTCCCGGCGCTGGACGGCTCGGGGCGCGTGGCCGCCCTGGAGGTGATGGTGGCCACGCCGGCCATCCGCAACCTGATCCGGGAGAACAAGACGCACCAGATGCTCTCGGCCATCCAGACCGGCGCGCGGGAGGGGATGCAGAGCCTCGACCAGGCCCTCAAGGCGCTGGTGAAGCAGCGGCGCATCCACCTGGACGAGGCGCTGAAGCGCGCGGTCGACCGCGACGCCTTCCTGCACGACCGCCCCGCGCCGCTCCAGCCGCCGTCCCCCAGCCCGATCCGCCGGTGA